In one Massilia endophytica genomic region, the following are encoded:
- a CDS encoding histidinol-phosphatase → MNLALFDLDHTLLPIDSDYEWGQFLCRLGAVDPVEFARRNDAFFAQYQAGTLDPVEYLEFSLGTLSGFDPVKLAALQQQFMDEVIVPNIRPAARALLQKHKDAGDLVAIVTATNHFVTAPIARAFGVEHLIAAMPEVSEDGRITGRLLGTPTQGPGKIEHTKAWLEKMGKTLDHFDAVYFYSDSHNDLPLMSIVSHPIATNPNAKLSSHASAQGWPLIHLFND, encoded by the coding sequence ATGAACCTCGCCCTGTTTGACCTCGACCACACGCTCCTGCCCATCGATTCGGACTACGAATGGGGCCAGTTCCTCTGCCGCCTGGGCGCGGTCGACCCGGTCGAATTCGCCCGCCGCAACGACGCCTTCTTTGCCCAGTACCAGGCAGGCACCCTGGACCCGGTGGAATACCTCGAATTCTCGCTCGGCACCCTGTCCGGCTTCGATCCGGTGAAGCTGGCGGCGCTGCAGCAGCAGTTCATGGACGAAGTCATCGTGCCGAACATCCGCCCTGCCGCGCGCGCACTGCTGCAAAAGCACAAGGACGCGGGCGACCTGGTGGCCATCGTCACCGCCACCAACCATTTCGTGACGGCGCCCATCGCCAGGGCCTTCGGCGTGGAGCACCTGATCGCGGCCATGCCGGAAGTGAGCGAGGACGGGCGCATCACCGGCAGGCTGCTCGGCACGCCCACCCAGGGCCCGGGCAAGATCGAGCACACCAAGGCCTGGCTGGAGAAGATGGGCAAGACGCTGGACCATTTCGATGCGGTCTACTTCTACAGCGATTCGCACAACGACCTGCCGCTCATGTCCATCGTCAGCCATCCAATCGCGACCAATCCCAACGCCAAGCTCTCTTCCCATGCTTCCGCGCAAGGCTGGCCTTTAATCCATCTGTTCAATGATTAA